The nucleotide sequence tttaagccaACCAAAAGAAATGCTCCCATTACCACCTATTGATAGATTAATACATGAGATGCAGGATATCTGTCACATTTgttcgcacaaaataaaagaaggtaATAAAGTGTGCGATCATGATCACCTAACTGGGTTGTATAGAGGACCCGCACATGCTGTATGTaacatcaattatcaattaccaaaGTTCATACCGATATTCTTTCACAATCTTTCGAACTACGATTGTCATATGTTTGTGAAAGATATGgcattaaaagaagaagacgtGGACGTTATAGCacagaataaagaaaagtatatatcattttcgaaaaaaattatcgtaggAGAAAACATTGACAGCAAGGGAAAGCTAAGGCGGGTTCATATGAAATTGAGATTTGTGGATTCATTTAGGTTTATGGCTTTATCGCTAGAGAAGTTGGGTTCATTTTTGGAAGACAACCAATGCGTTcaaatcagaaaatattttaggaacGAAGAACAGTTTCGACTTATACGTCAGAAAGGAGTTTTTCCGTATTCCTTTGTGGATTCATTCGAAAAGCTGAATCTTACCGCTCTGCCAGATCGAAGTAGTTTTTACAATACTTTATGCGACGATAGTATAAccgaagaaaattattgtcgTGCACAAACGGTGTGGAACTTATTTAACTGTCGCACTTTAGGCGAATATAGCGACATTTATTTAACGTCTGACGTTTTACTTTTGGCGGACGTATTTGAGAATTTCCGAACCATCTCGATGAAGTATTACTCTTTAGATCCATGTCATTACTTCACAGCGCCGGGCTTCGGTTGGGATGCATTATTACGAATGACAGgggtaaaattagaattattaacggacatagacatgttacacttctttaaaaatggtattcgcGGTGGATTAAGTATGTGCACTAAACGCAGTGCGAAggctaacaataaattaatgatggaATTTGATGAAACCAAAGACCCATCTTATATTTTGTATCTCGACGCTACGAATTTGTATGGACACGCAATGAGACGAAAATTACCGACGGGGGGATTTCGATGGCTATCAGATGAAGAGATTCAAAAGTTAGATATTTACAATACGGAAGACGATTCCGAAAAGGGTTACGTGTTCGAGGTAGATTTAGAGTATCCGGAAGCAATACATGATGAACACAACGATTTGCCATTTTGTCCAGAACGGATTGTACCCCCAGgttcaaaaaatgcaaagttaatagcaaatttggaaaataaaacaaaatacatcatTCATTACGTGAATCTAAAGCAGTGTATCAAGTTCGGATTGAAACTAACGAAGATTTACAGAGtattagaatttaaacaatccaaCTGGATGCGGAGCTACATCGATTTCAATTCCGATAAACGTGCGAAAGCtaagaatgaatttgaaaaaaatcattacaaagcaATGAATAACATCGTATACGGTAAGACAatggaaaatgtggaaaagcGAGTGGATATAAGACTAGTTACCCACTGGGAATGTCGTCATAAGAAACCGGGCGTGGAAGCCCTAATagctaaaccaaattttaaatcttcgaaaatattttgcgaTAATTTGATAGCCGTTCAATTGAACGTCGCGGAAGTTCGTTATTGCAAACCGCTGTATGTGGGTTTCAGTATATTAGAGCTTTCGAAAACCGTAATGTACAGCTTCTTCTATGAttacttaaaagttaaatatggaaataacatAACACTTTTATACACCGATACTGATTTCCTAATCCTAGAAATTACTACTCCCAATGTATAtgaggatataaaagaaaatattgaattttttgacaCGTCCAATTATCCGTTAGAGAATATACACAATATACCTCGCGGTCGATCTGTGTTGGGAAGAATGAAAGATGAATATCCAAACAGGTGCATAACGTCATTTGTTGGAACAGGAGCTAAGGCGTACTGCATCACCTTGTTGAATGATAATGTAAAGAAGGCTAAAGGAGTAAAGaaatatgttatagataaacaTTTAAGCGTGACCGATTATAAACGTGTGGTTGAATGTGGCGGATcggttcataaaaaaatgtacatttttaagtcAGAATTTCATACTATGTATAccgaattaaagaataaaattgctcTTTCATCGTGCGATGATAAACGATACATATTACCGAACGGATGTAATACTTTGGCGTGGGGTCATTGgttgataaaaagattgaatgcgaataaatgaatttaatttaaaaaaaattgtaaagaataataataataatgtatttgtaatgttcgattgttaataaagtcttgtaaacttttaaataggtctttatacgttttaaagaacgttagtttttgagatccaagaattatgagacGGACCTAATCCTAACCATTTCACAAACACTTGATTTCCTTTTCGCCGTAGCACTTTTTCCACCAAGTAGACGTCaggatatttaactttttgtaattcctctcgataaaaaccacccataattttttcattggatGCATCTTTGAGCAGATATGTTGTTGGGAAAGTATTACGAACAGAATGTATTGTAAACACTTCGTTAGACCAATTGGGAGTATAGTTTTTGGTGAAGGCGTGTCGATGCTTGCTCACTCTGACGTGATCAccgacattaaattttttggtataaggatcgacaatttttatgtaattatataCAGTTTTTAACAGTGTCGATGCGTTTCTGTTATTTACCTCGCTAGGTTTCATTCCTATCGTCCTGTGAACTTGGTTGTTATAATCCAGAATTAATTTGGGAAGCAATTCCAACCAACGATAGTTACCTtgcatactaaattctttccacattttttcttttattgttctattaaaccgttcaacaatagaactctttaaattggaaaatgaacTGTAGTGATTGATGTGATATCGTGACATAAGCTTTTTAAAATCCtcattgtaaaattcttttccgtTATCCGTTTGCAGATtcttcggtatgtttttccgCTTTTCcgatagaattgtttccatAGCTCGCGTAACTTCTTTgccagttttgttttttagtggtACAGCCCATCCATACTTTGAGAAAGCATTAATAACTGttagaatatatttaaaattaccatttGCTTTTGAATAAGGTATCATCTCCACTAAATCAGCTTGAAATAAGTCCGTTAAACCTTTTATAATAACACGTCTGCGTTTATACTTTTTCCTCGCGGACGCGTGCAACTCGTTTACGACGGACCTTTTAATATCGCTCATTTTCTGGATATTTCAATGAGCAgttctaccataaatggtttCTTGAGTAAAGTGGTCTTCGTTGTGGGTTTGCAaactattttatctccaaagaagagaacatttaactttttatttggatCGAAGATACTCccgttaataatcatttcaacGTCTCCTTCAAATCGGTATTTCACTATTTCaccaatatataaaaagtttatatatttacttacgtaacctaaattttgaataatgtaataattatccgTTGTATCCGTAGTTCCATCTCCGCTAAACGTAAGTATAGTTGGTTGTTTGAAATATCGTTGTAAGTTTTcacgtttattaaaatgagcAGCAATGTTGTGTCCGTGTACGTGTTTACCAAACTTATCGATCGTCATACTAGACGAATGTTTTCCGAACTTGCTTAAACTCATCTGCTCTAGTTCACAAACGtcggtgttttaaaacaaaaaatgtgagagacgtatatttatgataatattttaacgtaTAATCTCGGCCTCTGTTAGCTCCgatattattgatgatatttcattgACATGTGCAGAATGACCTGCAGTTTGCGAGGCCATCAACAAACGCAGTCTGTCGACAAGTTCGTTGGGATCGTCCCAATACTCGTATTCGATAAGAGCCCCAGGAACgacttgtttttgtaatgCACCACCGACTTTTTTCTTCGGATTCGGCCAGTATTTAGCCCAATGCACCTTGGGTTTGTTACCTTCAACGATAGGCTTGATAATATTCTGAAATTTCCCACTGTCGTCCTCAGTAGTCATACCTGCCTCTGGAATGTAATTAATGTACGGAGCATTTGAACGTagtaagatatctttgtagTTGCGCATGTCCTGAATTGTAAAGTTGCCCGgttcgtttttaaatagtaaatcATATAAACCAACGGTTCCcgtatatttgaagtttccaacGTGAATATCCTGATCCTCAAAGTGAACAGGACTGACTCCAATGTAGAAACCTTCGGGAGTTTCGCGAACACCGTATAAACGATcataatcatcttttaaatcagTTGTTAAACCAACAATATACGTTCTGGGCAAAGGATGAAACTGACTCAAAGCGGCTTGTACCTCTGGAGACTCCaatctttcttctatttcatCTTTAAGTCGTTCTATTCGATTATGTGCGTCCGAAATAAGAGCTCCGGTATCCTCGCTAGAATCGAggagttcttcttcttcgcccGGCGGAACTTCATATACTTCTTCTTCTGCATGAGCTAATGGACCAAGAGGAGAAGACGTGGGAGAAGATACCaaccttttttcaggagtcgatgtagcaaattttcgtcgttgttcttttaatggaactttcggttttcgaataaaatattcgGTCTCGGTTTTAGCTGGTACGTCAGAAATATCCGGCGAGTAGCGTTGTATcttagatatcaatttttcttcttttggagATAAACTTCGTTTTGGAATGGATAGTAAAGGCGCAGTGTCAAGTTTTGCGACAATATCCTGTAAGGGCCTTGCGATGGGTGCATATGCGGTTTCCGACCGAATCCTTGACTCCTCTAAGTCTTCCTTTAAAGAACGAATTTTGTCTCTCACGACTTCTCGTGCCGCGATAAGTTCTGCAGCTATCGTCTTGTTCATTGTATGATGTATGTGAAGTTACTACGAACTGTACAGCTGAAGTCGTTAGTTTTAAACTTcaatgaatttatcaaaaccctTACGGTAACGTCCCTTAGATACACTacaatctaaatcaataactaggATGCCGTGTCTAT is from Onthophagus taurus isolate NC chromosome 8, IU_Otau_3.0, whole genome shotgun sequence and encodes:
- the LOC139431126 gene encoding uncharacterized protein yields the protein MVVCEDCGKSFTRVDNLKRHQRLSCIGKRIKLDAPQIPKAVKCEACDDYVNRQCYSAHLRSNAHKRNAFVIIDDGVERIAGAFGDKIVSYRISEEGFFVDLDEFSHRIREKILNLIQSAIDIHRNVKLNMECFGLYFLQSKEDCEIKSFNTKNKVVSLASDLYKIYKEFIDEISSKMSEFQERDSGWTLMQILYMELNLNKYNPIRASNYIDLPSQIKAKRAVINIQNADDACFAWAVTSALHEPNGLPQRTSSYPNYLDCGLDYSNIVFPVKLRDIPVFEKQNKLSINVYGINEYFKDGVMNYDIITMYICRQKEERHINLLLVTNDSGNSHYCWIKNLSRLLSSQASQNGHEKYICDGCLVFFTSENKLIRHQSDDCSKVRAILPTTNLKINKYGNEEKENILQFENFERQLKIPFVVYADFEALQKPIADAEATELNDDNSYSVKCFKHEPYAFAYYIKCSYDESLSKFEIYRGCNAAQIFMSKLEHDVLNIYKNYLSQPKEMLPLPPIDRLIHEMQDICHICSHKIKEGNKVCDHDHLTGLYRGPAHAVCNINYQLPKFIPIFFHNLSNYDCHMFVKDMALKEEDVDVIAQNKEKYISFSKKIIVGENIDSKGKLRRVHMKLRFVDSFRFMALSLEKLGSFLEDNQCVQIRKYFRNEEQFRLIRQKGVFPYSFVDSFEKLNLTALPDRSSFYNTLCDDSITEENYCRAQTVWNLFNCRTLGEYSDIYLTSDVLLLADVFENFRTISMKYYSLDPCHYFTAPGFGWDALLRMTGVKLELLTDIDMLHFFKNGIRGGLSMCTKRSAKANNKLMMEFDETKDPSYILYLDATNLYGHAMRRKLPTGGFRWLSDEEIQKLDIYNTEDDSEKGYVFEVDLEYPEAIHDEHNDLPFCPERIVPPGSKNAKLIANLENKTKYIIHYVNLKQCIKFGLKLTKIYRVLEFKQSNWMRSYIDFNSDKRAKAKNEFEKNHYKAMNNIVYGKTMENVEKRVDIRLVTHWECRHKKPGVEALIAKPNFKSSKIFCDNLIAVQLNVAEVRYCKPLYVGFSILELSKTVMYSFFYDYLKVKYGNNITLLYTDTDFLILEITTPNVYEDIKENIEFFDTSNYPLENIHNIPRGRSVLGRMKDEYPNRCITSFVGTGAKAYCITLLNDNVKKAKGVKKYVIDKHLSVTDYKRVVECGGSVHKKMYIFKSEFHTMYTELKNKIALSSCDDKRYILPNGCNTLAWGHWLIKRLNANK